TTTGCTGACGGTCTTCTCGCTGACGAACATGCGGCTGGCGATGGCGGCGTTGGAGCGGCCCTGGGCCATCAGGGAGAGCACCTCGTGCTCGCGCGGGGTCAGCTGTCGCAGGAGGGGATCTGCCGAGCGGTGGGTGAAAAGGGCCCTGACCACCTCGGGGTCCAACACCGTGCTGCCGGCGGCGACCTGCCGGACGCTCGCCACGAATTGGCCGACGTTCATGACCCGCTCCTTCAGCAGGTATCCCGTCGCCCCGGCTCGGTGTGACATCAGTTCCCTGGCGTAGAGCTGTTCGACGTACTGCGAGAGCACCACGACGGGCAGATCGGGGAGGTACGTGCGTACGTCGATGACGGCGCGCAGACCCTCGTCGGTGAAGGTCGGCGGCAACCGCACGTCGACGATCGCGATGTCGGACCGCTGGGTCGTCAGCGCCCTGATCAGGGACGGGCCGTTGTCGACGGCGCCGACGACTTCGAAGCCGTTGGCCTGGAGAATCCGTATCAGACCTTCACGAAGCAGGGTGAGATCTTCGGCTATGACGACGCGCACGGCAGCGACATCCTTCTCTCGGTGGGTCCACCGGGCGGGCTGACGGTGGTCAGGGTGCCGTCGAATGCCGCCAGGCGCCGCGCGATGCCCAGCAGGCCGGTGCCGCCGTCGGGATCGGCGCCCCCACGGCCGTCGTCGGACACCCGCATCGTCAGCAGTCCCGCTGTCGTACCCGGGTGGGGCATGCATTCGACGATGACGTCGATGCGCTGGGCTCGAGCGTGC
The DNA window shown above is from Streptomyces sp. NBC_00670 and carries:
- a CDS encoding response regulator transcription factor: MRVVIAEDLTLLREGLIRILQANGFEVVGAVDNGPSLIRALTTQRSDIAIVDVRLPPTFTDEGLRAVIDVRTYLPDLPVVVLSQYVEQLYARELMSHRAGATGYLLKERVMNVGQFVASVRQVAAGSTVLDPEVVRALFTHRSADPLLRQLTPREHEVLSLMAQGRSNAAIASRMFVSEKTVSKHSSNLFTKLGLDPSADNNRRVLAVLAYLQG